In one Lolium rigidum isolate FL_2022 chromosome 3, APGP_CSIRO_Lrig_0.1, whole genome shotgun sequence genomic region, the following are encoded:
- the LOC124701950 gene encoding imidazole glycerol phosphate synthase hisHF, chloroplastic-like — translation MLPPPPPPPQGAMATGAANHAIPCSAGRPTKRNQRRNPASLSVRASSDANTVTLLDYGAGNVRSVRNAIRHLGFNIRDVRSPEDILSADRLVFPGVGAFGSAMDVLTRTGMADALREYIRRDRPFLGICLGLQLLFDSSEENGPVSGLGVIPGVVRRFDSSEGLIVPHIGWNALQINKDTQLLQGVDGHHVYFVHSYYAPPSDANRDWISSTCNYGQSFISSISMGNIQAVQFHPEKSGATGLSIFEKFLSPNSSGAKVPSHKKASKLAKRVIACLDVRSNDNGDLVVTKGDQYDVRDHSSSKEVRNLGKPVELASQYYIDGADEVSFLNITGFRAFPLGDLPMLEVLRCASEKVFVPLTVGGGIRDFTDASGRYYSSLEVASEYFRSGADKISIGSDAVFAAEAYLQTGVKTGKSSLEQISRVYGNQAVVVSIDPRRVYVKSPDEVQFKTVKVSSKGPLGEEYAWYQCTVSGGRDSRPIGAYELAQAVEELGAGEILLNCIDCDGQGCGFDIDLIKMVSDAVTIPVIASSGAGSVEHFSEVFEKTNASAALAAGIFHRKEVPILAVKEHLEDAGVEVRMQ, via the exons atgctgccgccgccgccgccgccgccgcagggggCAATGGCCACCGGCGCCGCCAACCACGCCATACCCTGCTCTGCCGGTCGTCCGACGAAGAGGAACCAGCGGCGCAACCCTGCTTCCCTCTCCGTGCGCGCGTCCAGCGACGCCAACA CGGTGACGCTGCTTGACTATGGCGCGGGCAACGTCCGCAGCGTGCGCAACGCCATCCGCCACCTCGGCTTCAACATCCGCGACGTGCGGAGCCCCGAGGACATCCTCTCCGCCGACCGCCTCGTATTCCCCGGGGTCGGAGCTTTCGGCTCCGCCATGGATGTTCTCACCCGCACAGGCATGGCCGACGCGCTTCGCGAGTACATCCGCAGGGACCGCCCCTTCCTTGGCATCTGCCTCGGCCTTCAGCTGCTATTCGACTCCAGCGAGGAAAATGGCCCGG TAAGCGGCCTTGGTGTGATACCTGGAGTTGTCAGGCGATTCGACTCTTCCGAGGGTCTCATAGTGCCTCACATTGGATGGAACGCCCTCCAGATTAACAAGGATACACAGCTGCTGCAAGGAGTTGATGGCCACCATGTGTACTTTGTTCACTCCTATTACGCTCCACCT TCGGATGCGAACAGAGACTGGATTTCGTCCACATGCAACTATGGCCAGAGCTTCATATCATCTATCTCGATGGGCAACATTCAGGCAGTTCAGTTTCACCCAGAGAAGAGTGGAG CTACTGGACTTTCCATTTTTGAAAAGTTTCTCAGTCCCAACTCTTCAGGGGCAAAG GTCCCATCTCATAAAAAAGCATCAAAACTTGCAAAGAGA GTGATAGCATGCCTTGATGTTCGGTCAAATGATAATGGGGATCTTGTGGTGACAAAAGGTGACCAGTATGATGTAAGAGATCATAGTAGTAGCAAAGAG GTGAGAAACCTTGGCAAGCCAGTGGAATTAGCAAGTCAATACTACATAGATGGGGCTGATGAG GTCAGCTTCTTGAATATAACTGGTTTCCGTGCCTTTCCATTGGGTGATTTGCCAATGCTagag GTACTACGTTGTGCATCTGAAAAAGTTTTTGTGCCACTTACAGTTGGTGGGGGTATAAGAGACTTCACAGATGCAAGTGGAAG ATACTATTCAAGCTTGGAAGTGGCATCAGAATATTTTAGGTCTGGCGCTGACAAGATCTCAATTGGAAGTGATGCTGTTTTTGCTGCTGAAGCCTATTTACAGACTGGT GTAAAGACAGGGAAAAGCAGCTTGGAGCAGATTTCTAGAGTATATGGAAATCAG GCTGTAGTTGTAAGTATTGATCCCCGAAGAGTATATGTCAAAAGTCCAGATGAGGTGCAATTTAAAACTGTGAAAGTGTCCAGTAAAG GTCCATTAGGTGAAGAATATGCATGGTACCAGTGCACG GTAAGCGGTGGGCGTGATAGCCGGCCTATAGGAGCATATGAGCTAGCACAAGCTGTGGAAGAATTGGGCGCGGGAGAAATACTGCTGAACTGCATTGATTGTGATG GTCAGGGATGTGGATTTGACATTGATTTGATCAAAATGGTATCGGATGCTGTGACAATTCCTGTCATCGCAAGCAGTGGTGCTGGTTCCGTGGAACATTTTTCTGAAGTCTTTGAGAAAACAAATGCTTCGGCTGCTCTTGCTGCTGGCATTTTCCATCGGAAAGAG GTTCCTATCCTAGCAGTGAAAGAGCACCTGGAAGATGCTGGTGTGGAGGTCAGAATGCAGTAA